The genomic segment CGACGACCACCCCGTTGGAGATGACGCACTTCTTCCCCGCGTGGAGGATCCCGGAAGGGATGAGATGGAAGACGAACTTCTCCCCCTTGACCACGAGGGTATGGCCGGCGTTGTTCCCGCCGGTGGGCCGCACGATCGTGTCGGCGAACTCGGAGTAGATGTCGACGATCTTTCCTTTGCCTTCATCGCCCCATTGGGCGCCGATCACGATGACGCTTTTCAATACGGTTCGCCGCCTTCCCGGTTTCCCGGCAGTCTAGAAGGTCAGGTAGTTCGCCGCGGTGATGTTGGGCAGTTTCCGGAGCTGCGCCAGGACGTTTTCCGGCACCGCGTTGTCCACGTTGATGAGCGACACGGCGGTACCGCCGACCTCCTTCCGGCCGAGCTGCAGGCCGGCGATGTTGATCCCCTTCTCCCCCAGGAACGTGCCGACGCGGCCGACGACGCCGGGGACGTCCTGGTTCTGGAGCATCAGGATCCCCCCCGCGAGGTCCGCCTCGATCAGGAACGCGTCGATCTGGACGACCTTGGGGGCCCCGGCGAACACGGTGCCGGAAACGGACAGCTCCCCCTTTTCCGTCACCGCGATGACCCGCAGCAGGCTGGCGTACGGATCGGACTTCGGGGCCTTCGCCTCGCTCACCTTGATCCCCCGCTCCTCCGCCACCATCCGGGCGTTCACCAGGTTCACTTCCTCGGTCTGGTACTGGAGCAGCCCCTTGAGCACCGAGATCGTGACCGGGGCGGTGGCCAGCTTCCCCACTTCGCCGTGATACTCGACCTTGAGCTCCTTCACCGGGGCGTTCAGAAGCTGGCCGAGGAAGGCGCCGAGACGCTCCCCCAGGAGAAGGAACGGTTTCAGCGTGGGGAGCAGTTCGCCCGCGACCGACGGGAAGTTCACGGAGTTGCGGATGGTCCCTTTCTTCAGGAAGTCGCAGATCTGCTCGGCGATCAGGACCGCCACCTTCTCCTGCGCCTCCGTGGTGGAGGCGCCCAGGTGGGGCGTGAGGATGACGTTCGGATGGGAAAGAAGCGGAAGGTCGGTCGGCGGCGGCTCGGTCGCGAACACGTCGAGCGCCGCGCCCTTCACCTTCTTCGACTCGAGCGCCGCCAGAAGGTCGGCCTCGTTCACCAGCGCGCCGCGGGCGCAGTTGACGATGCAGACGCCGTCCTTCATCTTCGCGATCGTCCCGGCGTTCACCATTCCCTTCGTCTCGGGAGTGAGCGGCGTGTGGAAGGTGATGAAATCCGACCGCCGGTACAGGTCGTCGAGGGTCACCATCTCGACGCCGAGCCGCCCGGCGTCCTCCTTCGACACGTACGGGTCGAACGCGATCACCGTCATCTTCAGCCCCAGCCCCCGTTCCGCTACGACCTTGCCGATCGCGCCCAGCCCGACCACGCCCAGCACCTTGTCGGTGAGCTCGGCCCCCATGAACTTGTTCTTCTCCCACTTCCCCGCCTTCATCGACGCGGTGGCCTGCGGGATCTGGCGGGCCAGCGCCATCATCATCGCAACGGCGTGCTCCCCGGTGGTCACGGTGTTTCCTCCCGGGGTGTTCATCACGACCACGCCCTTCTTGGTGGCCGCCACCTTGTCGATGTTGTCGGTGCCGCTCCCCGCGCGCCCGATCACCTTGACCCGGGAGGCGTTCTCGAACGACGCGGCGGTCGCCTTGGTGGCGCCGCGGACGACGACTCCGTCGTAGTTGCTGATGACCGCCGCCAGCTCCTCGGGCGTCATCTTCCCCTTGACGTCGACCTCGATCCCTTCCTTGATGAACACGTCGATCCCGACCTGCTGCAGGTTGTCCAGCGCCAGAACCTTCATGGTCGTCGTCTCCTATGGGAGGATATCGGCAACGGTGCAATCGAACACCCGTTTTTAACAAAGGGCCGTGGAAAAGTCAATTGCGCGCCCGCGCCGGTTGCGTTATATT from the Deltaproteobacteria bacterium genome contains:
- a CDS encoding phosphoglycerate dehydrogenase, which translates into the protein MKVLALDNLQQVGIDVFIKEGIEVDVKGKMTPEELAAVISNYDGVVVRGATKATAASFENASRVKVIGRAGSGTDNIDKVAATKKGVVVMNTPGGNTVTTGEHAVAMMMALARQIPQATASMKAGKWEKNKFMGAELTDKVLGVVGLGAIGKVVAERGLGLKMTVIAFDPYVSKEDAGRLGVEMVTLDDLYRRSDFITFHTPLTPETKGMVNAGTIAKMKDGVCIVNCARGALVNEADLLAALESKKVKGAALDVFATEPPPTDLPLLSHPNVILTPHLGASTTEAQEKVAVLIAEQICDFLKKGTIRNSVNFPSVAGELLPTLKPFLLLGERLGAFLGQLLNAPVKELKVEYHGEVGKLATAPVTISVLKGLLQYQTEEVNLVNARMVAEERGIKVSEAKAPKSDPYASLLRVIAVTEKGELSVSGTVFAGAPKVVQIDAFLIEADLAGGILMLQNQDVPGVVGRVGTFLGEKGINIAGLQLGRKEVGGTAVSLINVDNAVPENVLAQLRKLPNITAANYLTF